TCCCCCTCACCTTAACCACTGGCACACTGACGTTAGCGTAGATGAAGGCAGTCGAGCCGCCGGCTTCCACCGCACTCAGctggaaaaggagcagaaaataTGAGCCATGGCCTTCCTCTCCCCATGTGATACGGCTGCTCCACGTGGGGAAACCAAGGCACAAAACCTCCCTCGGTCCCCAACCACATTTCCTTAGCTACAGCATGGCACGAGCTCTTAAATACTCTGCAGACGTTGCCACTTAACACCCCACCCCAGTCTGATTTAGGGCTGCCCTCACCCACCTCAAACCCTGTTCACTCTGACCCATACAGACAAGCAAGCGCAGGCGTCTGCAGGGCTGGATTGAGCCTGGACTCACATAGATCATGACTGTGGCGATCCTGTTGCCCGACTTCATTCTGTAAAGGGGGCTCTTCCTGGACTGCCCCAAAGAGTGAGGAGGTGGGCACAGTCAGTCCCATGGGGATGCTCAGTCCCGTTCTGATGTGGCTTGGCCTGGAGGCACCTCACATCATAACAGCACCAAGCTCCATCCAGGGaaatccctccctctcccttttttaACCTGCCCTCCTCAttccctcccctctttcctccctcccttccttcccaggAACATCCCAGGCACCAACCCCAGGGATCACCATCCCAGGACTGCCCccaccctccccttcccccgTGACCATCCCAAGTCCACCTCCAGGAACAGCTGAGGGCATATCCCAGAGACCACCTCCAGGAACATTCCAGGATCTCCATGGGGAGTACTCTAGGGCCCACCTTTAAGAACACCCTGGGGACCACTCTGGAGACCACTTTCAGGAACATCTGAGGGACTACTCCAGAGACCACCCCAAGGACCATCTCAAGAGCACCACAGAAGCCACCCTGGCCACCGCCCCATGGACCACCCAAGCAGCTCCCTGACCGTGGCGTGGTCGAAGTGCGGCTCGTAGTGGCCTCCCAACCCGTAGTTGACCACCTGCAGGTACTCCGCGTAGGGTGGCCGCAAGTCCAGGCCAGTGACCGCAGCGATGCGCTGCTCCAATGCCTGCACCACCGGGTCAGCGGTGTCCTTCAGCCAGGCACTGCGGGAGCACCCCACCTTCAGCCACGCAAATTCACGTGTGGCTGGGCTTAACCTTCGCAGCACTGCTGAGTGTGAAGGACCCAGGCctccccagcacagcttcactgCCACCTTGGTGGTGGCAATGGGGCCATCGTGGTCCCACTGGCTGGAGGACAAAGGAGGGGTGGATACTACCTCTTGCTTATCCGGTACTCggctttctgctgcttctccccagAGGCAACCACGGacctctgcagctgcaggacaCACAGTCAGGGggatgttcatagaatcatagaatcatcaggttggaaaatacccaccagatcatcaagtccaaccattcccatcaatctctaaaccatgcccctcagcacctcatccacccgtgccttaaacacctccagggaaggtgactcaaccacctacctgggcagcctgttccagtgcccaatgaccctttctgtgaaatatttttttcctaatgttcagtctaaacctcccctggtggagcttgaggccattccctctcaccctgttccctgtcacttaggagaagaggccagcaccctcctctccacaacctcctttcaggtagttatagagagcaatgaggtctcccctcagcctcctcttctccaggctaaacaaccccagctctctcagccgctcctcataaggcctgttctccagccccttcaccagctttgttgctcttctctggactcgttccagagcttcaacatccttcttgtggtgaggggcccagaactgaacacaggattcgaggagcggtctcaccagtgccgagtacagagggagaataacctccctggacctgctggtcacgctgtttctgatacaagccaagatgccattggtcttcttggccacctgggcacactgttgcaTATGAGAACCCACACGCCAAGCAGGGAACCCGGCTGACGTTGAAATTGTTGGGTTTATACGAACTAGTTGCCAAACATCCCCACCCCAGGTGTTCCACTGGGGTGATGGAAGCAGTTGGATTGAATGCCCTTGAGTGTCCCCAAGTCAAGCCTGCCTGGGTTTAGATGCATGGAACttatttcttcccaaaatctaCTGGGGATTCAGATGGAGCTAAGCTGGACCACCAGCTCTTGGAGTACCCTCTCCCAAGACCGGGACAGCCCTGGGGATGGCTCACCCAGGGCCCTGCCAACCCCTTGATGGTCTCAGCTTCAGCATCGCTGATGAAATCATGGTACAAAGCCACGTAAGGTTGGATCTGGACCATCTCCTTCTtggcaggctggagaaggaggtACGGGCTGCCGTTTGTCTCATAGGAGCAGCTGAGGtgtgggagatgctctgggGCTGGCTGGAGAGAGAGACAACGAAGGAAGGTGTGAGAGGGGGGACAGTGCTGGGGTGGGGGCCACAGCACCCCTCCTGCCAGTTCCACCTGATCCCCTGGGcgctggcacagctcctcgtaGGCATCACGGCTCTGCAGGCGGGTGCTGTTGGGGCGTTGCAGAGGTACGGCCCTCGCCACCGTCCCTGTCTCCAGCAGCTTCTTGTACTTGGCTACGTTCCTTGCCACCCTTCGATTACTGGGGTCTGCCAGAGGAGTGGTGTCACTCAAAAGGCTATTGTCTCTATCACCCCCACTTCCCTCAGCACCAGTCACTGGAGAACTTCCCCACATGGGGGCAAGAAATGGGGTGAAGAAGGCTGGTGTGGTGCAGAGGTGATGGGCATATCCCAAATCCTCTCCCTACCTCCTGCTGCATCCAAGGTTGCCTCACGTACCGTACTGGAGAAACTCCTTGGA
This genomic window from Phaenicophaeus curvirostris isolate KB17595 chromosome 1, BPBGC_Pcur_1.0, whole genome shotgun sequence contains:
- the P4HA3 gene encoding prolyl 4-hydroxylase subunit alpha-3 isoform X3, with the protein product MSCVTWTEAGAFHAGFKEVEHELPGTEDLDGAAQALMRLQDVYGLSVKGMANGIFQRAGTSCPPLYSPGRRVSLSADDCFHVGKVAYDTGDYYHSIAWLEEAVSLFRLSYGSWNPEDRSSLEDALDHLAFSYFMAGNVSHALSLSKEFLQYDPSNRRVARNVAKYKKLLETGTVARAVPLQRPNSTRLQSRDAYEELCQRPGDQPAPEHLPHLSCSYETNGSPYLLLQPAKKEMVQIQPYVALYHDFISDAEAETIKGLAGPWLQRSVVASGEKQQKAEYRISKSAWLKDTADPVVQALEQRIAAVTGLDLRPPYAEYLQVVNYGLGGHYEPHFDHATSRKSPLYRMKSGNRIATVMIYLSAVEAGGSTAFIYANVSVPVVKNAALFWWNLRRNGDGDGDTLHAGCPVLAGDKWVANKWIHEHGQEFRRPCSANPQD